A single window of Vigna unguiculata cultivar IT97K-499-35 chromosome 1, ASM411807v1, whole genome shotgun sequence DNA harbors:
- the LOC114184998 gene encoding uncharacterized protein C57A7.06 isoform X2 codes for MKMMEGGKPRNQKSKKKQNLQRQKRGPRLPSSLQKQIDRLNPTSPLDSADSDDDNDLYEYEEERAEEESRKNKRYDPVSVKDDLSEEIEDENVQSDDESGDSDYIGTKRDENVQSDDSGEEDDGRHARMLQAITGMPSEAFEENKKKKKTMNDFVIPELYPESEYNPSREVVEGNARITIEDLLNPLSEKPTYAKLRKRELQIMKNARTVHAPLSKAVQAKVERTAAYEISKKDVSKWQHIIQRNREAPTIFFDENVNLGFSTVGAIASEFEPRTEFEKKMAALVYDNELTDAYKNDGSKLLEMNKVSIEDEKERRNRIAKMRSLLFRHELKAKHIKKIKSRTFHRLLKKDRLKAEASQIQMDPEAAKEYAMKRERERAEERMTLKHKNQNRWAKRIIQRGLNSQDEGTRAAIAEQHQRHAELTRKMHSMKDSSSSSEDTSDEDENENSAGSDQERAYKLLGKARDKTMKVLEEEDEVPKSGLLSLPFMRRGLEKRREAAVEEANLAFQEYEDSLKKLENSGGLEDPKAASSSGRRVFGPAKAQTSHTSVKVKSDNSYGGSDSEDDLGFGKSGNLENMGSHHLHNKDSVVIQEDTDTHKESLVKTIDDIIENPGPKTTYEVSIFVSDQWKKAKNKNENTTIKKSPNLTGPVRQNKKDAEKEIGEDSDTDSEGQMVDGILSSVSKVPYELPSQEELIRQAFAGDDVEGDFEKDKQEILEEENPEPEKPLLLPGWGQWTHIQEKKGLPSWMLKKHEDAQKKRAEALKKRKDAQLKNVIISEKIDKKAEKLHTKSLPFPFTSKEVFEQSMRVPIGPEFNPATAIGPLNRPEVVKKTGVIIKPVEFEDMNPHEKSEQRSGDKRKFKKTSDKPVKKAKVGGKK; via the exons ATGAAGATGATGGAGGGAGGTAAACCGAGAAATCAGAAGTCCAAGAAGAAGCAAAACTTACAACGGCAGAAGAGAGGCCCTCGTTTGCCTTCTTCTTTGCAAAAGCAGATTGACCGTTTAAACCCTACCAGTCCCTTAGACAGCGCCGACTCCGATGACGACAACGACCTTTACGAATATGAGGAAGAGAGGGCCGAAGAGGAGTCTAGAAAAAATAAGCGTTACGACCCTGTTTCCGTTAAAGATGACCTTTCTGAAGAAATTgag GATGAGAATGTGCAATCTGATGATGAAAGTGGGGACAGTGATTACATTGGGACAAAGAGGGATGAAAATGTTCAAAGTGATGATTctggagaagaagatgatgggagGCATGCAAGGATGCTACAAGCAATTACTGGTATGCCTAGTGAGGCTTTTGAAG agaataagaagaaaaagaagacgATGAATGACTTTGTTATCCCAGAGCTATATCCAGAGTCTGAATATAATCCTAGTCGTGAGGTTGTGGAAGGTAATGCACGCATTACCATAGAGGACCTACTGAATCCTCTTAGTGAAAAGCCCACTTATGCAAAACTTCGGAAGAGAGAGCTTCAAATTATGAAGAACGCCAGAACTGTCCATGCACCACTTTCAAAGGCAGTTCAAGCAAAGGTTGAGAGGACAGCAGCCTATGAAATATCAAAGAAAGATGTCAGCAAGTGGCAGCATATTATTCAGAGAAATAGAGAGGCTCCAACTATTTTCTTTGATGAAAATGTGAATCTAGGATTTTCAACTGTAGGAGCAATAGCTTCTGAATTTGAACCCAGAACTGAATTTGAGAAGAAAATGGCTGCACTAGTTTATGATAATGAACTTACCGATGCTTATAAAAATGATGGTTCTAAGCTTCTTGAAATGAACAAG GTATCTATTGAAGATGAGAAGGAAAGACGAAATCGGATTGCTAAAATGCGGAGCCTTCTTTTTCGTCATGAATTGAAGGCAAAGCATATTAAAAAGATCAAGTCTAGAACATTTCATCGTTTGTTGAAGAAAGATAGGTTAAAGGCAGAAGCTTCTCAGATACAAATGGACCCCGAAGCTGCTAAAGAATACGCCATGAAACGAGAGCGAGAAAGGGCCGAG GAACGCATGACTCTAAAACACAAAAACCAGAATCGGTGGGCTAAGCGAATTATACAACGTGGCTTAAATAGCCAAGATGAAGGAACACGTGCGGCTATAGCTGAACAACATCAAAGACATGCTGAATTGACTAGAAAAATGCACTCTATGAAGGATAGCAGCAGTAGCAGTGAAGATACCAGTGATGaggatgaaaatgaaaactCTGCTGGTTCTGATCAGGAGAGGGCTTACAAACTTTTGGGAAAAGCTAGGGATAAAACTATGAAAGTGTTGGAGGAAGAGGATGAAGTTCCCAAATCAGGATTGCTTTCGTTGCCTTTTATG AGGCGCGGATTGGAGAAAAGAAGAGAGGCAGCTGTTGAAGAAGCTAACCTTGCTTTCCAAGAATATGAAGATTCCTTGAAAAAACTGGAGAATTCTGGTGGCTTAGAAGATCCAAAAGCTGCTTCTTCCAGTGGCAGAAGAGTATTTGGACCAGCCAAAGCTCAAACATCACATACCAGTGTTAAGGTAAAATCAGATAACAGCTATGGTGGCAGTGATAGTGAGGATGACTTGGGATTCGGCAAAAGTGGCAACTTGGAGAATATGGGAAGTCACCATTTGCATAACAAGGATTCGGTTGTAATTCAAGAAGACACTGATACTCACAAGGAGTCTTTGGTGAAG ACCATTGATGATATTATTGAAAATCCTGGTCCAAAAACTACATACGAAGTTTCCATATTTGTGTCAGATCAGTGGAAAAAG GcaaagaacaaaaatgaaaacacTACTATCAAGAAGTCTCCAAACCTTACAGGGCCAGTTAggcaaaataaaaaa GATGCTGAAAAGGAAATTGGAGAGGATAGTGATACCGATAGTGAAGGACAGATGGTGGATGGAATTCTGTCTTCTGTTTCTAAAGTGCCTTATGAACTTCCTTCTCAAGAGGAGCTCATTCGGCAAGCGTTTGCAGGGGATGATGTAGAAGGTGATTTTGAAAAGGACAAGCAGGAGATCCTCGAGGAAGAAAATCCTGAGCCAGAAAAGCCTCTGTTACTTCCTGGCTGGGGCCAGTGGACACATATACAGGAAAAGAAAGGTTTACCATCTTGGATGCTGAAAAAACATGAAGATGCCCAGAAAAAAAGGGCAGAGGCCCTCAAAAAGAGGAAGGATGCTCAGCTAAAAAACGTGATTATATCTGAGAAGATAGATAAGAAG GCTGAAAAACTGCATACTAAATCACTGCCTTTCCCGTTTACTTCCAAAGAGGTGTTTGAACAGAGCATGCGTGTGCCCATCGGACCTGAATTTAATCCGGCAACTGCAATTGGTCCTCTTAACCGACCCGAA GTGGTGAAGAAAACAGGCGTTATAATAAAACCAGTGGAGTTTGAAGACATGAATCCTCATGAAAAATCAGAACAACGGAGTGGTGATAAGCGAAAGTTTAAGAAAACTAGTGACAAACCCGTGAAAAAGGCGAAAGTGGgaggaaaaaaataa
- the LOC114184998 gene encoding uncharacterized protein C57A7.06 isoform X1, translated as MKMMEGGKPRNQKSKKKQNLQRQKRGPRLPSSLQKQIDRLNPTSPLDSADSDDDNDLYEYEEERAEEESRKNKRYDPVSVKDDLSEEIEDENVQSDDESGDSDYIGTKRDENVQSDDSGEEDDGRHARMLQAITGMPSEAFEENKKKKKTMNDFVIPELYPESEYNPSREVVEGNARITIEDLLNPLSEKPTYAKLRKRELQIMKNARTVHAPLSKAVQAKVERTAAYEISKKDVSKWQHIIQRNREAPTIFFDENVNLGFSTVGAIASEFEPRTEFEKKMAALVYDNELTDAYKNDGSKLLEMNKVSIEDEKERRNRIAKMRSLLFRHELKAKHIKKIKSRTFHRLLKKDRLKAEASQIQMDPEAAKEYAMKRERERAEERMTLKHKNQNRWAKRIIQRGLNSQDEGTRAAIAEQHQRHAELTRKMHSMKDSSSSSEDTSDEDENENSAGSDQERAYKLLGKARDKTMKVLEEEDEVPKSGLLSLPFMRRGLEKRREAAVEEANLAFQEYEDSLKKLENSGGLEDPKAASSSGRRVFGPAKAQTSHTSVKVKSDNSYGGSDSEDDLGFGKSGNLENMGSHHLHNKDSVVIQEDTDTHKESLVKVMTIDDIIENPGPKTTYEVSIFVSDQWKKAKNKNENTTIKKSPNLTGPVRQNKKDAEKEIGEDSDTDSEGQMVDGILSSVSKVPYELPSQEELIRQAFAGDDVEGDFEKDKQEILEEENPEPEKPLLLPGWGQWTHIQEKKGLPSWMLKKHEDAQKKRAEALKKRKDAQLKNVIISEKIDKKAEKLHTKSLPFPFTSKEVFEQSMRVPIGPEFNPATAIGPLNRPEVVKKTGVIIKPVEFEDMNPHEKSEQRSGDKRKFKKTSDKPVKKAKVGGKK; from the exons ATGAAGATGATGGAGGGAGGTAAACCGAGAAATCAGAAGTCCAAGAAGAAGCAAAACTTACAACGGCAGAAGAGAGGCCCTCGTTTGCCTTCTTCTTTGCAAAAGCAGATTGACCGTTTAAACCCTACCAGTCCCTTAGACAGCGCCGACTCCGATGACGACAACGACCTTTACGAATATGAGGAAGAGAGGGCCGAAGAGGAGTCTAGAAAAAATAAGCGTTACGACCCTGTTTCCGTTAAAGATGACCTTTCTGAAGAAATTgag GATGAGAATGTGCAATCTGATGATGAAAGTGGGGACAGTGATTACATTGGGACAAAGAGGGATGAAAATGTTCAAAGTGATGATTctggagaagaagatgatgggagGCATGCAAGGATGCTACAAGCAATTACTGGTATGCCTAGTGAGGCTTTTGAAG agaataagaagaaaaagaagacgATGAATGACTTTGTTATCCCAGAGCTATATCCAGAGTCTGAATATAATCCTAGTCGTGAGGTTGTGGAAGGTAATGCACGCATTACCATAGAGGACCTACTGAATCCTCTTAGTGAAAAGCCCACTTATGCAAAACTTCGGAAGAGAGAGCTTCAAATTATGAAGAACGCCAGAACTGTCCATGCACCACTTTCAAAGGCAGTTCAAGCAAAGGTTGAGAGGACAGCAGCCTATGAAATATCAAAGAAAGATGTCAGCAAGTGGCAGCATATTATTCAGAGAAATAGAGAGGCTCCAACTATTTTCTTTGATGAAAATGTGAATCTAGGATTTTCAACTGTAGGAGCAATAGCTTCTGAATTTGAACCCAGAACTGAATTTGAGAAGAAAATGGCTGCACTAGTTTATGATAATGAACTTACCGATGCTTATAAAAATGATGGTTCTAAGCTTCTTGAAATGAACAAG GTATCTATTGAAGATGAGAAGGAAAGACGAAATCGGATTGCTAAAATGCGGAGCCTTCTTTTTCGTCATGAATTGAAGGCAAAGCATATTAAAAAGATCAAGTCTAGAACATTTCATCGTTTGTTGAAGAAAGATAGGTTAAAGGCAGAAGCTTCTCAGATACAAATGGACCCCGAAGCTGCTAAAGAATACGCCATGAAACGAGAGCGAGAAAGGGCCGAG GAACGCATGACTCTAAAACACAAAAACCAGAATCGGTGGGCTAAGCGAATTATACAACGTGGCTTAAATAGCCAAGATGAAGGAACACGTGCGGCTATAGCTGAACAACATCAAAGACATGCTGAATTGACTAGAAAAATGCACTCTATGAAGGATAGCAGCAGTAGCAGTGAAGATACCAGTGATGaggatgaaaatgaaaactCTGCTGGTTCTGATCAGGAGAGGGCTTACAAACTTTTGGGAAAAGCTAGGGATAAAACTATGAAAGTGTTGGAGGAAGAGGATGAAGTTCCCAAATCAGGATTGCTTTCGTTGCCTTTTATG AGGCGCGGATTGGAGAAAAGAAGAGAGGCAGCTGTTGAAGAAGCTAACCTTGCTTTCCAAGAATATGAAGATTCCTTGAAAAAACTGGAGAATTCTGGTGGCTTAGAAGATCCAAAAGCTGCTTCTTCCAGTGGCAGAAGAGTATTTGGACCAGCCAAAGCTCAAACATCACATACCAGTGTTAAGGTAAAATCAGATAACAGCTATGGTGGCAGTGATAGTGAGGATGACTTGGGATTCGGCAAAAGTGGCAACTTGGAGAATATGGGAAGTCACCATTTGCATAACAAGGATTCGGTTGTAATTCAAGAAGACACTGATACTCACAAGGAGTCTTTGGTGAAGGTGATG ACCATTGATGATATTATTGAAAATCCTGGTCCAAAAACTACATACGAAGTTTCCATATTTGTGTCAGATCAGTGGAAAAAG GcaaagaacaaaaatgaaaacacTACTATCAAGAAGTCTCCAAACCTTACAGGGCCAGTTAggcaaaataaaaaa GATGCTGAAAAGGAAATTGGAGAGGATAGTGATACCGATAGTGAAGGACAGATGGTGGATGGAATTCTGTCTTCTGTTTCTAAAGTGCCTTATGAACTTCCTTCTCAAGAGGAGCTCATTCGGCAAGCGTTTGCAGGGGATGATGTAGAAGGTGATTTTGAAAAGGACAAGCAGGAGATCCTCGAGGAAGAAAATCCTGAGCCAGAAAAGCCTCTGTTACTTCCTGGCTGGGGCCAGTGGACACATATACAGGAAAAGAAAGGTTTACCATCTTGGATGCTGAAAAAACATGAAGATGCCCAGAAAAAAAGGGCAGAGGCCCTCAAAAAGAGGAAGGATGCTCAGCTAAAAAACGTGATTATATCTGAGAAGATAGATAAGAAG GCTGAAAAACTGCATACTAAATCACTGCCTTTCCCGTTTACTTCCAAAGAGGTGTTTGAACAGAGCATGCGTGTGCCCATCGGACCTGAATTTAATCCGGCAACTGCAATTGGTCCTCTTAACCGACCCGAA GTGGTGAAGAAAACAGGCGTTATAATAAAACCAGTGGAGTTTGAAGACATGAATCCTCATGAAAAATCAGAACAACGGAGTGGTGATAAGCGAAAGTTTAAGAAAACTAGTGACAAACCCGTGAAAAAGGCGAAAGTGGgaggaaaaaaataa
- the LOC114191024 gene encoding indole-3-acetic acid-induced protein ARG2-like, which translates to MAPSFTTVKLFSSFVMKEISNCRTIRRGYAAASKVAGSISNSKMEPKSEEEKVLNEKNDWWFPDPLTGFYKPLHINEVDPAELRAKLLPKKFNKPSS; encoded by the exons ATGGCTCCATCTTTCACCACTGTTAAACTTTTCTCTTCTTTCGTCATGAAAGAAATTTCAAACTGTCGCACCATTAG ACGTGGTTACGCTGCTGCATCAAAAGTTGCAGGTTCCATTAGTAACAGCAAAATGGAACCAAAGTCAGAGGAAGAGAAAGTGTTGAATGAGAAGAACGATTGGTGGTTCCCAGATCCTCTTACTGGCTTCTACAAACCTCTTCACATCAATGAGGTTGATCCTGCTGAATTGCGTGCTAAGCTTTTGCCCAAAAAGTTCAACAAACCATCTTCGTAA
- the LOC114180105 gene encoding indole-3-acetic acid-induced protein ARG2-like, translated as MAPSFTNAKTFSSFFLHGFSNSLTRRGYAVASQNATKGGVASMSSKIATTSGEDKGVSPYKVSWVPDPVSGYYKPENINEVDVAELRAALLAKKFNNASQSVNLKN; from the exons ATGGCTCCTTCTTTCACCAACGCCAAAaccttctcttctttcttcctcCATGGATTCTCCAACTCTCTCACCAG ACGTGGGTACGCGGTGGCATCGCAGAACGCAACGAAGGGAGGAGTTGCTTCCATGAGCTCCAAAATTGCGACAACGTCAGGGGAAGACAAAGGAGTGTCTCCCTACAAGGTTTCCTGGGTTCCAGATCCTGTCTCTGGCTATTACAAACCCGAGAACATTAACGAGGTTGATGTCGCTGAATTGCGCGCTGCGCTTTTGGCCAAAAAATTCAACAACGCATCTCAAtcagttaatttaaaaaattga